The Chitiniphilus purpureus sequence TTTGCCAACTGGGCGGTGGGTTTTGGCACGACCGCCTTGCTGCAGTCGGCCAAGCGCGCCACGTCGATCGAACGGCTGGATTCGAACGCGGTGTTGCGGCGGAACGTCGATTTTGTACTTGATGGCCTGCTCTGGCATCCGTTGTCCCATGCCTGGGATTACGAGGCCACCTGGCTCAGGTTGAGCGATTATTTCGATGAGCAGGCGTTGCTGGGAAGCAGGCTGCTGCCCCGGGTGTGAGCCATGTTCACCGCAGCCTTGGGATGCGGCTGGCAATGAGCACGCCCCTTTTTTTCTCTTGAATTGACGAATGGTCAAATATTGACCTTTGGTAAAAACGTAGCGATTGCGACAGACATGCTGATCAAAAAACTGCGGCGGAACAAGGATTTGCCAGCGATGTGCCGGACAGAGGCGGATGCGAAGGGCGGCGCCCGGCGCGGGGCTACCGCGGCTTGCCTTGGGCTGGTGTTGAATGCCTGCACCCAGAGCGCCGCGGTCAGCGAGGACGTGCCACGCCACCACACCGCCGGCGGCTTTCAGAACCTCTACGGCTCGGCGCAGCAGCACAAAGGGCTGTGGCCCTATCTGAAGATGCGTTACTTCGACGAGCGCTTCCCCGAGCTGCCTTCGGCTTTCCCGTTTGCCGCCATCGAACCGGACCACGAATTGATCAGCCAGCCGCAGCACGATCTGCAGCTCACCTGGATCGGGCATGCCTCGGCGCTGATCCAGATCGGCGGCAGGAACATCCTGGCCGACCCGGTGTTCGGTGAGCGTGCCTCGCCGCTCCCTGTCGCCGGCCCCAAGCGCTACAGCAAGCCGGGGTTGAGCCTGGCGCAGCTGCCGCCGATCCACTACGTCGTGATCTCGCACAACCACTATGACCATCTGGAGCGCGAGACAGTCGAGCAACTGGGCGACTCGGTGCAGTGGCTGGTCCCGCTCGGCCTGAAGGCCTGGTTCAACGATCTCGGGGTGACGCGCGTGGTCGAGCTGGACTGGTGGCAGCAGGCCGCGCTGGGCGGCGTGCAGTTCACGTTGACACCGACCCAGCATTGGTCGCGCCGCGGTTTTGGCGATACCAACGCCACGCTCTGGGGCAGCTGGGTGGTCGAAGCGGGTGGTCGCAAGGTCTGGTTTGGCGGCGACACCGGCTATGCCCAGCCCCTCTTCCAGGAGATCGGTCGCCGTCTGGGCCCTTTCGATCTCGCGTTGATTCCCATCGGTGGCTACGGCCCGCGCTGGTTCATGCAGGAGAAGCACGCCGACCCGGATGACGCGGTGCGTATCCATCAGGACCTCGGTGCACGCTACTCGATCGGCATCCACTGGGGGACCTTCATCCTGACGTCCGAACCCGTGGAGGAGCCGCCGCAGCTACTGGCGCAGGCACTGGCCCGGTACGGCGTCCCCCAGGACCGCTTCCTTGTGCTTCAGCCCGGGCAGACCTGGGCCTTGCGCACGCAGACCACCGCGCAGGCGCAGCCCGCGGACAAGGAGACAGGCGGCGTCCGGTAATCAGGTTTTACAGGAGCGATTGACCGCCCGCGCATGTTGGCCGGTGTCGATGGCGTACCCCATCGACGTCGGCCGCGAACGAGCCCATGCCCGAACAGGCGCATGGCATCGCCCGCCACGCTAGCTACCCAGGAGAACTCATGCAGATCAAAGTCGTTTTGCCCAATACGCAGGACTGGGAGCTCGCAGTCCGGCTGGTGCGCTACAAGTACCGTTCCAGTTTCCAGGCGGAGGTGGACCCGAGCCCCGATTGCTTCATCGCCTGCCTGGAACAGGATGCGGATGGCGAAGCCAATCCGGTGGCCTGTGCCGGCATCACGTTCAGCGAGCTGACCACGCTGTTCTCGGAGCAGTACCTGGGCGAGCCGGTGGAAGTGATGATCGGCCGCCACCAGAACAAGGAAGTCAGCCGCAACGCCATCATCGAAGTGGGTTCGCTCGCCTCGATCAAGGGCCAGGCCGGTTCGGAGCTGGTGCGGGTGATGCCGTTGCTGGGCTGGTGCATGGGCAAGGAATTCATCCTATGCACCGCGACCAAGCAATTGCGCGCGCTGCTGGAGCGTGAAGGCATCCGCTTCATTCCGCTGTGCCCCGCCCACGACAGCGCACTGGAGGAGTCGATGCGCCAGCGCTGGGGCAGCTACTACGACCAGGCGCCGCAGACCGGCTTCATCAGCCTGGCCAGCTCGATGGCCGGCCTTGCCCACCAGACCGGCCGCTATCGCTTCGACAACATCGTCGTGAATCTGAATCCATGGCCGGAAGAGGTGGCTGAATATGCAGTGGCTTGACACGATCTTCGCGCATTGCGAAGCCCTGCCGGATCATCCGGCGCTGGAGACGATGCAGGCGGACGGTACTGCCCGCCGCTACACGCGTGCCGAGCTGCTCGGCGCCGTCGCATACTGGATCGGACAGCTCGGGCAGTGCGAGCGTACCGGGACGCACCCGCTGAAGGTCGGTCTGGTGACCCGCAATGGTCCGGAATGGGTGGTGGCCGATCTGGCGCTGCTTGCGGCCGGTGCGGTCGAAGTGCCGGTGCCGCTTGCGTTTTCGAGCGATCAGGCGCTGCATCTTCTCGAAAGCGTCGATCTTTGCCTGGTGGATGAGCGCGGCGCCGAGCGTCTGCAGGAATGGTTCGCGCAGGCCGCCCGGCCGTGCCCCGCCATCCGCATGATCGACCTTGACGCGCTGCCGGCACCGGTGGCCGGATTGCGCCGGCCTACGCTGCCCGCAGGCGAGGCGGTCTGCAAGATCATCCATACCTCCGGCACCACCAGCCGCCCCAAGGGGGTGATGATCCGTGGCGCCGGGCTGGATCAGCTGCTCGCCTCGCTGCGCCGACGCGTGCCGACCGGCCGCTATGCGCGTTATCTGTCCATCGTCCCCTTGAGCCTGCTGATCGAGCAGGTTACCGCGGTCTACATGACCTTGCTCGATGGTGGCACCGTGGTGTTCCTGCCGCGGCAGGTGCCGTTGCTCGGCGAGGCGGGCGGCAGCACCCGCACCGTATTGGAATACCTGCCACGCGCGGCACCCAGCGCGATGACCTTGCCGCCGTCGATGGTCGAGGCACTGCTGGTCGCCTGCCGTCAGCAGCCCGACGAGGACCCGGCCGCCCGCAACGCCCGGCTGTTCGGCACCTCGGACGCGGCCTTCCTCGCCTGCGGCGGGGCACCGGTCGCACCCGTCATCCTGGAGGAGCTGCGCCAGTTCGGCATTCCGGTCTACGAAGGGTACGGGCTGAGCGAAAACAGCTCGGTGGTGTCCTGGAACGCCCCGGACTGCTTCAAGCCCGGCACGGTGGGCAAGCCGCTTGACCATGTGAGCGTGCGGCTCTCCGACGATGGCGAGCTTCTGATCAAGAGTGCCTCGCTGTTCGCCGGCTATGCCAACGCCGACCCGTCCAGCTGCGAGGTCGACGCGGACGGCTGGCTGCATACCGGGGATCTGGCGCAGATCGACCGCGACGGGTTCCTGCGGATCTTCGGCCGCAAGAAGAACCTCATCATCACCGCCAACGGACGCAACGTCTCCCCCGAATGGGTCGAGTCGGCCTACAAGTCGCTTGATTGCGTCGAGCAGGCGGTGCTGTACGGCGACGGGCTGGACGAACTGAGCGCCTTGTTCGTCCTTGCCCCGGGCACCGATGCGCAGTGGGCGCGCAAGGCCATCCACGAATTCGGCCTGCTGCGGCTCTCGGAGGTCGAGCGGGTCAACCGGATCTATGTGGTGCCGAGCACGCCGGCGTTCTACGCGACCTACTTCACCGTCACCGGCCGTCCCCGGCGGGAATTGATCTGGGAATACATCCACACATTCAAGCATCAGGAGGATCCATGTCTCACGGTATGAGCATCGATACGTATGGCAGCGGTACGGGCATCATCATCCGCGGCGATCGCACCACCCCGTTCGGGGCGCTCAAGAAGGAAAGCGTATTCAAGCAGCTCGCCGAATCGGGCTACATCCTGTTCCGCGATTTCCAGGTCGATATCGAGCGCTTTTCGCAATTCGTCCAGGCATTGAGCGTGCGCGTGACGCTCGATCCGGCGCGCAGCTTTGGCGGTGGGCGCGACGTGGCGCAGAAGGTGGATGCCGGATACGACGCGCTGGGATTGCATTGCGAAAACGGCAACAGCCCGTTCATGCCGCATTTGTGCTGGTTCTATTGCGAGAAGGCCCCCAAGCTCGGCTCGCAGACCACGGTATGTGACGGCTACCGGGTCTGGGACAGACTCAGCCCGCAAAGCCAGAAGGCCTTTCTGGAACAGGACATCGTCTACAACCGCAACGTGGAAGAGGCCAAGTGGAAGCGCTTCGTCTTCCATATGCTGCAGCAGGCCAAGCCGCTGGAAGACATCCGCCTCGACGATCTGATCGCGCTGGTCAACGACCCGGAGCAGACCCGGATCACCGACAACGGCGACGGCTCGATCCACTATGCCTTCAGGACCGCGGCCGTCCACCCCACGCTGTTCAGCGAACGGCCCGCCTTCGCCAACAGCATCCTCGGGCCGTCGTACCACTACGAAAAGCCGGTCATCACCTTCGCCGACGAATCGCCGCTGACCGCCGAACTGCTTGAGGAAATCGCATCCGTCTCGGAAAGCGTGACCGACAACCTGGATTGGCAGGACGGCGACGTGGCGCTGATCGACAACACCCGGGTCATGCACGGCCGTCGTGCCATCGTCGACCCTGACCGCTCCATCTACAACGCGCTGAGCTACGTGAGCTGATCGCCATGAAATACACGATCGTCGTGACCTACTCCTTCAGCCCCGAGTGGCTGCAGAAGAGCTGGGAAGCGCGCGCCGAATACGAAAAACGCCACGTGCGGCCGATCTTCGCGGAATACGCCAGCGACGTGCAGGTGCGCTTCTTCGATGCCGAGGCATTCAGCGCCCGTTTCAGCGACTTCATGATCCTCGAAACGACGGACCTCAAACGCTACTACTACCTGATCGAAGCACTGCGTGACAGTCCGCTGTTCAAGGATGGCCTCGTCGAATTCAAGGACATCTTCCTGGGCATCGAAGACGGCTTCCAGGATTACGAACGTGAAGTACGGAATCTCTAACCAAACACTGAAGGTATAGAAAATGAATCGCGAGCAACTGCATCAGATCAACGCGCGCGCGCACGAGCGCACCTTTCACCCCGCGGAACTCGAATGGCCCCAGTCGTTCCCGCAGGAGGAGCTGGACTTCATCTCCCGAATGAGCTTTGGCGAGACCGGCCATGACTACAAGGCGATCGCCTATATCACCAAGGAGCTGGCGCAGCTGGCCGAGATCGAGCGCCACGTCTCGGCCGTATTGACCTACGTGCTGTCCGAACTGCAGGCCGACGACGGTCCGCTGGCCGACGGCTTTGAACTGCACCATGCGCTCAGCTGCTTCGCCGCCGAGGAGCTGCAGCACGCCAACCTGTTCTACCGCTACGTGCGGTTGCTGTCGGGCCGGGATTTCAAGTACCCGGAAAACCTGTTCGACATGCGCGTCGCGCCGTATCAGGGACCCGATTCCCCGTATGTGAAGCTCGCGGCGCTGTGTTGCTCGGCCTATATCGGCGAATCGGTCATCACGGTCTTCGAGCGCCGCGCACGGGCGATGGACCCGGAGATGCAGTTCTTCTTCACCCGGTTGCTGTATCTGCACGGGCTGGACGAAGCGCGGCATATCCAGCTTGACCATTTCGTCTTCGACCATGTGATCCCGTCGCTGAGCCCGCAGGAAAAGCGCCGCATGCGCCAGATCCTGGACAGCACCGAGGCGTTGAACACCGAGCTGGCCATGCGCTTCGAAGCACACGCCAAGCAGCACTTCGAGGTGGACTACACCGACGGCAACCCCGGGCATGCCACCCAGCTCAAGCTCACGCTGGCATTCCGCGAGCTCGTGTTCGGCAAGCAGGACATCTGCAAGGTGGACGACGCGATGTGCGACGAGCAACGCCAGCTGATCGAAGATTTTTCCAGTTCCCGCTGCGTGCACGCCTGAGGAGCCGAACATGACTAGTTCCGCCGGAGCGACGGTGGCTGCACCGGTTGCCGTCAGCGCCCGTCCGCTGCTGACCCTGCTTGCGATGCTCGCGCTTTTCCTTGCCGCGATGGACAGCACCGCCATGGGCACGCTGCTGCCCTTCATCAAGGGGCAGCTCGGCGACGAGGCACTCTACCCCTGGCTGATGTCCGGCTTCATCCTGGCCAGTGTCCTTGCAACCCCGCTGGCAGGCTGGATGGCGGACATCGTGGGCGAGAAGACGGCCATCCTCGGCGCGCTGTTGCTGTTCCTGCTCGGCTCGCTGGCGATCTGGTACGCGCCCTCGATGCAGATGCTGC is a genomic window containing:
- a CDS encoding MBL fold metallo-hydrolase encodes the protein MNACTQSAAVSEDVPRHHTAGGFQNLYGSAQQHKGLWPYLKMRYFDERFPELPSAFPFAAIEPDHELISQPQHDLQLTWIGHASALIQIGGRNILADPVFGERASPLPVAGPKRYSKPGLSLAQLPPIHYVVISHNHYDHLERETVEQLGDSVQWLVPLGLKAWFNDLGVTRVVELDWWQQAALGGVQFTLTPTQHWSRRGFGDTNATLWGSWVVEAGGRKVWFGGDTGYAQPLFQEIGRRLGPFDLALIPIGGYGPRWFMQEKHADPDDAVRIHQDLGARYSIGIHWGTFILTSEPVEEPPQLLAQALARYGVPQDRFLVLQPGQTWALRTQTTAQAQPADKETGGVR
- a CDS encoding diiron oxygenase translates to MNREQLHQINARAHERTFHPAELEWPQSFPQEELDFISRMSFGETGHDYKAIAYITKELAQLAEIERHVSAVLTYVLSELQADDGPLADGFELHHALSCFAAEELQHANLFYRYVRLLSGRDFKYPENLFDMRVAPYQGPDSPYVKLAALCCSAYIGESVITVFERRARAMDPEMQFFFTRLLYLHGLDEARHIQLDHFVFDHVIPSLSPQEKRRMRQILDSTEALNTELAMRFEAHAKQHFEVDYTDGNPGHATQLKLTLAFRELVFGKQDICKVDDAMCDEQRQLIEDFSSSRCVHA
- a CDS encoding darcynin family protein, with product MKYTIVVTYSFSPEWLQKSWEARAEYEKRHVRPIFAEYASDVQVRFFDAEAFSARFSDFMILETTDLKRYYYLIEALRDSPLFKDGLVEFKDIFLGIEDGFQDYEREVRNL
- a CDS encoding TauD/TfdA family dioxygenase; the protein is MSHGMSIDTYGSGTGIIIRGDRTTPFGALKKESVFKQLAESGYILFRDFQVDIERFSQFVQALSVRVTLDPARSFGGGRDVAQKVDAGYDALGLHCENGNSPFMPHLCWFYCEKAPKLGSQTTVCDGYRVWDRLSPQSQKAFLEQDIVYNRNVEEAKWKRFVFHMLQQAKPLEDIRLDDLIALVNDPEQTRITDNGDGSIHYAFRTAAVHPTLFSERPAFANSILGPSYHYEKPVITFADESPLTAELLEEIASVSESVTDNLDWQDGDVALIDNTRVMHGRRAIVDPDRSIYNALSYVS
- a CDS encoding AMP-binding protein; protein product: MQWLDTIFAHCEALPDHPALETMQADGTARRYTRAELLGAVAYWIGQLGQCERTGTHPLKVGLVTRNGPEWVVADLALLAAGAVEVPVPLAFSSDQALHLLESVDLCLVDERGAERLQEWFAQAARPCPAIRMIDLDALPAPVAGLRRPTLPAGEAVCKIIHTSGTTSRPKGVMIRGAGLDQLLASLRRRVPTGRYARYLSIVPLSLLIEQVTAVYMTLLDGGTVVFLPRQVPLLGEAGGSTRTVLEYLPRAAPSAMTLPPSMVEALLVACRQQPDEDPAARNARLFGTSDAAFLACGGAPVAPVILEELRQFGIPVYEGYGLSENSSVVSWNAPDCFKPGTVGKPLDHVSVRLSDDGELLIKSASLFAGYANADPSSCEVDADGWLHTGDLAQIDRDGFLRIFGRKKNLIITANGRNVSPEWVESAYKSLDCVEQAVLYGDGLDELSALFVLAPGTDAQWARKAIHEFGLLRLSEVERVNRIYVVPSTPAFYATYFTVTGRPRRELIWEYIHTFKHQEDPCLTV
- a CDS encoding thermostable hemolysin; translation: MQIKVVLPNTQDWELAVRLVRYKYRSSFQAEVDPSPDCFIACLEQDADGEANPVACAGITFSELTTLFSEQYLGEPVEVMIGRHQNKEVSRNAIIEVGSLASIKGQAGSELVRVMPLLGWCMGKEFILCTATKQLRALLEREGIRFIPLCPAHDSALEESMRQRWGSYYDQAPQTGFISLASSMAGLAHQTGRYRFDNIVVNLNPWPEEVAEYAVA